From a region of the Burkholderia lata genome:
- a CDS encoding Gfo/Idh/MocA family oxidoreductase has protein sequence MKVHPLPVVVAGSRFGQFYAVGLAASSAYRVAGILGQGSARTAALAVRVGAPVFDSPESLPEDVRVACVAVGGAARGADGAALACRLLERGIDVVIEHPLLPDEWDRVLRTASRQGRRCLLNSFYPNLPVVSRFIAVARRLRETSAPVHADVVCSVQASFAALDVLAAALQGVGPWSVEPIGPALSSMRECAMVLAATPVSLRVHNEMAAADDGRMSQLFGITLTTDAGTWTLASPHGPLWWAPALREPEIDENGLFPIFGDTTGSDMPSIQICDDARDTWGAIHARNWPQAAVRAVDRLVSGEGLQACNQRTIDVTRVWQQLTMQLGFPEQPPGDAGAATLGMLLERAA, from the coding sequence ATGAAGGTCCATCCGCTGCCGGTCGTCGTGGCCGGCTCCCGCTTCGGCCAGTTCTACGCGGTAGGTCTCGCTGCGTCCAGCGCGTATCGTGTCGCGGGCATCCTGGGGCAGGGCAGTGCGCGCACCGCCGCGCTGGCCGTGCGTGTCGGCGCGCCCGTGTTCGACTCTCCCGAATCGCTACCCGAGGACGTGCGCGTTGCATGCGTCGCGGTCGGCGGCGCGGCGCGCGGCGCCGACGGGGCTGCGCTCGCGTGCCGGCTGCTCGAACGCGGGATCGACGTGGTGATCGAGCATCCGCTGCTGCCCGACGAATGGGATCGCGTGCTGCGCACCGCGTCGCGTCAAGGCCGCCGCTGCCTGCTCAACAGCTTCTATCCGAACCTGCCGGTCGTCTCGCGCTTCATCGCCGTCGCGCGACGGCTGCGCGAAACGAGTGCGCCGGTGCATGCGGACGTCGTGTGCTCGGTGCAGGCCAGTTTCGCGGCGCTCGACGTGCTCGCGGCCGCGCTGCAGGGCGTGGGCCCGTGGTCGGTCGAGCCGATCGGGCCGGCACTGTCGTCGATGCGCGAATGCGCGATGGTGCTTGCCGCAACGCCGGTGTCGCTGCGCGTGCACAACGAGATGGCGGCGGCCGACGACGGCCGGATGAGCCAGCTGTTCGGCATCACGCTGACGACGGACGCCGGCACGTGGACGCTCGCGTCGCCGCACGGCCCGCTGTGGTGGGCCCCCGCGCTGCGCGAACCGGAGATCGACGAGAACGGGCTGTTCCCGATCTTCGGCGACACGACAGGCAGCGACATGCCGAGCATCCAGATCTGCGACGACGCGCGCGACACGTGGGGCGCGATTCATGCGCGCAACTGGCCGCAAGCGGCCGTGCGCGCGGTCGACCGGCTCGTGTCGGGTGAAGGGTTGCAGGCGTGCAACCAGCGCACCATCGACGTGACGCGCGTCTGGCAGCAACTGACGATGCAGCTCGGTTTTCCGGAGCAGCCGCCGGGCGACGCAGGCGCGGCCACGCTCGGCATGCTGCTGGAGCGTGCCGCATGA